Proteins encoded together in one Scyliorhinus canicula chromosome 21, sScyCan1.1, whole genome shotgun sequence window:
- the tprn gene encoding taperin isoform X2, with protein MSVSEQRPAPPPFSPPQPRRQEEAAASHSARMPAWKREILERRKAKLAAESRSWTPSRAASHSNRAGEAERALAGGETDPGGAVLLESIAPIQENPFIQRERRRRRLAEREAPGAGGGSSAKQLLELYSHMPGVRTIQADNIIIIESDPDYFTEAGPARLHTVNELVSRAGQGSVAEIRAAEVLVYQSPLSRSEDNLSTLAADEPRPAELQGKVSRLLEKFDQNYVKPTRSRSTENLLDGFSPSQGRHRKPLLLPKPPSVSQQEGPPPRGLSSLGPHLGSVSPPQSKSSPLSSPTKPSGPLSPGHAPPLLTVSLHDQGNAKASVSERTVPEDRPFAVSSYSNVSDGIVPENRPFSVSSSSNVSDRTVPENRPFSVSSYRKQFENVPPDGWQLRQKELPPRKAPSHRSQENTLKDWTTKEDKLVENGHLDLDLVGTDSCSVNEGVMDTEYNVDGFGSGQVPPSVSASSSDSTWRPEYEVNQRKALKSSPETPQPAAEDGSRPSSAKPSATPSGKLKPNHKVEGSAKVSPNQCNGVSASTSLNNSFAIVPAKPPDFSTIPEDDIQARALANLKKQSKNSFIVIPKKRVDASVATSEVRDTRETSKICEKPKVENGASTTNAETSRISAVSLERISPSNKQSKEGKLPVGELLLPKVDFKPTVEGTVTKSASCGSYDVSSKHMDAQPSDWNETTSVLPTEMSEAERNAESTVIIRKVTYIDEDLPITNIDDVLVTEEKETSKQPTRAKSAVAKDKPPEESFGGPQQPFVQRKSGNTFTIVPQRKLVSKDRQSSDKAKEISQGNRTDEQSVEDSEPSLAKLGVLLKKRYPLAEEIQVIGGYLSLERSCLSKAGSTRKKMKISFNDSSLHTTFEYPSENSLIQEGESEESDDDEEESSTFFFPRPSYTSSPTSPSSPLRTNTLVSAHTSG; from the coding sequence ATGTCGGTGAGCGAGCAGAGGCCGGCACCGCCGCCGTTCTCCCCTCCTCAGCCGCGCAGACAGGAGGAGGCGGCGGCCAGTCACAGCGCCAGGATGCCGGCCTGGAAGAGGGAAATCCTGGAGCGGCGGAAGGCCAAGCTGGCGGCGGAGAGCCGGAGCTGGACCCCGAGCCGGGCGGCGTCCCATAGCAACCGGGCGGGGGAGGCGGAGCGGGCCCTCGCGGGCGGTGAAACGGACCCGGGGGGCGCCGTGCTGCTGGAGAGCATCGCCCCCATCCAGGAGAACCCGTTCATCCAGCGGGAGCGGCGGCGGAGGCGGCTGGCCGAGCGCGAAGCCCCGGGCGCCGGCGGCGGCTCCTCAGCCAAGCAGCTGCTGGAGCTGTACAGCCACATGCCGGGGGTCCGCACCATCCAGGCCGACAACATCATCATCATCGAGTCGGACCCGGACTACTTCACCGAGGCCGGCCCGGCCCGGCTCCACACCGTCAACGAGCTGGTATCCCGGGCcggccagggcagcgtggccgaGATCCGAGCCGCCGAGGTGCTGGTCTACCAGAGCCCGCTGAGCCGCAGCGAGGACAACCTCAGCACCCTGGCCGCCGACGAGCCCCGGCCCGCCGAGCTGCAGGGCAAAGTCAGCCGCCTGCTCGAGAAGTTCGACCAAAACTACGTGAAGCCAACTCGGTCACGGAGCACGGAGAATCTGCTGGACGGCTTCTCCCCCTCCCAGGGCCGCCACAGAAAACCACTCCTGTTGCCAAAACCCCCCTCAGTCAGCCAGCAGGAAGGGCCGCCCCCCAGGGGGCTGAGCTCTCTTGGCCCCCACTtgggcagtgtgtccccgccTCAATCCAAATCCTCACCGCTGTCTTCGCCCACCAAACCCTCTGGTCCTTTGTCTCCTGGCCACGCACCTCCTCTTCTCACTGTCTCTTTACACGATCAAGGGAACGCTAAAGCGAGTGTCAGTGAGAGGACTGTGCCTGAAGATAGACCCTTTGCTGTGTCCTCTTATTCGAATGTCAGTGATGGGATTGTGCCTGAAAACAGACCCTTTTCTGTGTCGTCCTCCTCGAATGTCAGTGATAGGACTGTGCCTGAAAACAGACCCTTTTCTGTGTCCTCTTACCGTAAGCAGTTTGAGAATGTACCCCCTGATGGGTGGCAGCTCAGGCAGAAAGAGTTGCCCCCAAGGAAAGCTCCGTCTCACAGGAGCCAGGAGAACACCTTGAAGGATTGGACCACCAAGGAAGATAAGTTAGTAGAGAATGGTCACCTGGATCTCGATTTAGTGGGGACTGATTCATGCTCTGTGaatgaaggagtgatggacactgaaTATAACGTGGATGGATTTGGGAGTGGCCAGGTGCCTCCTTCTGTCAGTGCTTCAAGCAGCGATAGTACGTGGAGGCCAGAGTATGAGGTAAATCAGAGGAAAGCTTTGAAATCGAGTCCTGAGACGCCCCAGCCTGCTGCCGAAGATGGTTCCAGACCATCGTCTGCAAAACCCAGTGCCACTCCCTCTGGGAAGTTGAAACCGAACCACAAAGTGGAAGGTTCAGCCAAAGTATCTCCAAACCAATGCAATGGTGTGTCTGCTTCCACCAGCCTGAACAACTCCTTTGCAATCGTACCTGCCAAACCTCCAGATTTTTCAACCATTCCAGAAGATGATATCCAGGcaagagcactagcaaacctcaaaAAACAGTCCAAGAACTCCTTTATTGTGATTCCAAAGAAGAGAGTAGATGCCTCTGTGGCAACCAGTGAAGTTCGTGATACTAGGGAAACGAGCAAAATTTGTGAAAAGCCAAAAGTTGAAAATGGTGCTTCCACTACTAATGCTGAAACAAGTAGAATTTCAGCTGTTTCTTTGGAAAGGATCAGCCCATCTAATAAGCAGAGTAAAGAAGGAAAATTACCTGTCGGAGAGTTGCTGCTCCCGAAAGTAGATTTCAAGCCAACGGTGGAAGGGACCGTGACAAAATCTGCATCATGTGGTAGCTATGATGTCTCTTCTAAACATATGGATGCTCAGCCCTCAGATTGGAATGAAACAACAAGCGTGTTACCAACTGAGATGTCCGAAGCAGAGCGGAATGCTGAATCCACTGTAATCATTCGAAAAGTGACATATATTGACGAAGACCTCCCCATCACTAACATAGATGATGTCTTGGTAACAGAAGAGAAAGAAACTTCCAAGCAACCAACCAGGGCCAAATCAGCTGTTGCAAAGGACAAGCCTCCCGAAGAATCGTTTGGTGGCCCACAGCAGCCCTTTGTGCAGCGTAAGAGTGGAAACACCTTCACCATTGTTCCTCAGCGGAAACTAGTGAGCAAAGACCGGCAATCCTCTGACAAAGCAAAGGAGATTTCTCAGGGAAATAGAACTGATGAGCAGTCAGTGGAAGATTCTGAACCATCGCTTGCCAAACTGGGGGTGTTATTAAAGAAGCGTTATCCACTTGCTGAGGAGATACAGGTGATTGGAGGGTACCTGTCTTTGGAGAGATCCTGTTTGTCCAAGGCTGGTTCCACGAGGAAGAAG